In the Grimontia kaedaensis genome, one interval contains:
- a CDS encoding winged helix-turn-helix domain-containing protein, with amino-acid sequence MSISTAGVITGDLVGSTEMEEALRRQCIEAIEQCFSLFGETAQGEIYRGDAFQIYTVEPAMLVEIAIRLRLSLIALGQDARLSLSVAEATERELPVRMANNSEAFTLSGRNLDAMKSARLAFSSNSEPFSSDVKIVLAFLDDHLSQLTSKMAQALLLWLDNPSRQHTELAEKFGISRSAFTRIINRANYGRIEETLKWYAGRLVRYQRD; translated from the coding sequence ATGAGCATCAGCACGGCCGGTGTGATCACCGGAGATTTGGTTGGTTCCACAGAAATGGAAGAAGCACTGCGTCGCCAATGTATTGAGGCGATAGAGCAGTGCTTTTCCCTCTTTGGAGAAACCGCTCAAGGTGAAATCTATCGGGGCGATGCGTTTCAAATCTATACCGTCGAACCCGCTATGCTGGTGGAGATAGCAATCAGGCTAAGACTTTCTCTCATCGCCTTGGGACAAGATGCCAGATTATCATTGTCTGTGGCAGAGGCGACTGAGCGGGAACTGCCAGTGCGAATGGCGAACAACTCTGAAGCCTTTACGTTATCCGGTAGAAACTTAGATGCGATGAAAAGTGCCAGATTAGCGTTTTCTTCGAACAGCGAACCTTTCAGTAGTGATGTGAAAATCGTCCTCGCGTTTCTCGATGATCACTTAAGCCAATTGACGTCTAAGATGGCTCAGGCTTTGCTACTTTGGCTTGATAACCCATCAAGGCAGCATACTGAATTAGCAGAGAAATTCGGGATAAGTCGAAGCGCGTTCACAAGAATCATCAACCGTGCCAATTATGGACGCATTGAAGAAACGCTCAAATGGTATGCTGGCAGGTTAGTTAGATATCAAAGGGATTGA
- a CDS encoding DUF3307 domain-containing protein: MLTLLLVLVVIHIFSEFYLFPVLGSKLQGLILVAALQAGLALIAFIIVGTPLLAAFIATLALSAQYAVLSHCMTMPPERLRGMLLKLTLHIALIALITAFTVTTDQRHAAWEAVVSAKWQTLLCWGLAYLLALKPSSSAIALILQNWTLELTPTEDAATNRPLKEAGTFIGYFERTLIVTFVLWGQLPGVALVLAAKSVFRFGDLKDHGSRMFTEYVMLGTFASAMFGIGCGLLGDYLGKL, from the coding sequence TTGTTGACCTTATTACTGGTGTTGGTGGTCATCCACATATTCTCTGAGTTTTATCTGTTCCCGGTGTTGGGCAGTAAACTGCAGGGATTGATTCTGGTAGCGGCTTTGCAAGCAGGCTTAGCGCTTATCGCTTTCATCATTGTGGGAACGCCTCTGCTAGCTGCTTTTATCGCGACACTGGCACTATCTGCACAATATGCTGTCTTAAGCCACTGCATGACCATGCCTCCCGAGCGGCTCCGCGGAATGCTGCTCAAGCTCACTTTGCACATTGCTCTGATCGCACTTATTACGGCTTTCACAGTGACAACTGATCAGCGCCATGCTGCATGGGAAGCGGTTGTATCCGCCAAATGGCAAACCTTGCTTTGTTGGGGGCTGGCTTATCTGCTTGCGCTCAAACCCTCTTCTTCTGCAATTGCACTGATTTTGCAGAATTGGACGCTGGAACTAACTCCGACTGAAGATGCCGCAACCAATCGCCCCTTAAAAGAGGCTGGAACCTTCATTGGCTACTTTGAGCGCACACTGATTGTGACCTTTGTTCTTTGGGGTCAATTGCCTGGCGTCGCTCTAGTCTTGGCTGCTAAATCTGTTTTCAGATTTGGGGACCTTAAAGATCACGGCAGCAGAATGTTCACCGAGTATGTGATGCTGGGAACCTTTGCAAGCGCCATGTTTGGTATAGGCTGTGGTTTGCTGGGTGATTATCTCGGAAAACTGTGA